In Rutidosis leptorrhynchoides isolate AG116_Rl617_1_P2 chromosome 2, CSIRO_AGI_Rlap_v1, whole genome shotgun sequence, one genomic interval encodes:
- the LOC139888146 gene encoding uncharacterized protein: MRVNEYTSDGKIDTRKKLFNQWVLDIGDRKLPAQAREGEDKPTWIQIPEEFLLTSDPTPIESIVDAIFPDFSLNQTDDDYLRQRAILTPRNDYAAEINKHIFKRLTGEKKKTYKSSDEICKGSTDALEQHQSYPVEFLNKLNFLGVPPHKLKLKIGQPVMILRNINPSASLCNGTRLIITEFQKFFLHARISTGSHIGAMVIIPRIVLTSTESKWPFVMQRIQFPVRPCYAMTINKSQGQTLQFVGIYLPKPIFSHGQLYVALSRVTNPDGLKILILNDNTQELADHTRNVVYKEVINLRPLNGTLHRLLSRFKRTSNGKFMHRLHS, from the exons ATGAGAGTCAATGAATACACCAGTGATGGCAAAATTGACACTCGCAAAAAGCTATTTAACCAATGGGTCCTAGACATAGGAGATAGGAAACTACCTGCTCAGGCAAGAGAAGGGGAGGACAAACCAACATGGATTCAAATTCCAGAAGAATTTCTACTCACATCAGACCCAACCCCAATCGAATCCATTGTTGATGCTATATTCCCGGATTTCAGCCTAAACCAAACTGACGATGATTATTTGCGCCAGCGCGCAATTTTAACCCCAAGAAATGATTATGCAGCTGAGATTAACAAACATATCTTTAAAAGGCTCACAggtgaaaaaaaaaaaacatataaaagCTCTGATGAGATTTGCAAAGGTTCAACTGACGCTTTAGAGCAACATCAATCATACCCAGTTGAATTCTTAAATAAGTTGAACTTCCTAGGTGTCCCTCCACACAAGCTAAAACTAAAAATAGGCCAGCCTGTCATGATTTTGCGCAACATAAACCCAAGCGCCAGTCTGTGTAATGGAACCCGATTGATTATAACTGAGTTCCAAAAATTTTTCCTACATGCTAGGATTAGTACCGGCTCACACATAGGTGCCATGGTTATTATACCAAGGATTGTCCTGACTTCTACCGAATCAAAATGGCCATTCGTGATGCAAAGGATACAATTTCCCGTGAGACCCTGCTAtgcaatgacgataaataaaagccaGGGTCAAACACTCCAATTTGTAGGCATTTATTTGCCTAAACCCATCTTCAGTCACGGCCAATTATATGTCGCTCTTTCAAGGGTAACCAACCCAGATGGCCTGAAAATACTCATACTAAATGACAACACTCAAGAGTTGGCAGACCACACCAGAAATGTGGTCTATAAGGAG GTGATCAACCTCAGGCCACTGAATGGCACATTACATAGACTGCTGTCTCGCTTTAAGCGTACGTCTAAC GGTAAATTCATGCATCGTCTACATAGCTGA
- the LOC139888145 gene encoding uncharacterized protein — protein MKTIHDSLYKCLNPEQLKVYESVIRAVNEQAGIASLLLPDGRTAHSRFVIPLELLENSTCGIKQKTHLDALLHEVRLIIWDEAPMTHRYAFEALDKTLRDILGTKFYKNRSKIFGGLPILLGGDFRQILPVIPKGKRQEVVQACINRSDL, from the exons ATGAAGACCATACACGACAGCCTTTACAAGTGTTTGAACCCTGAACAGCTTAAAGTCTACGAAAGCGTTATTCGAGCCGTCAATGAACAAGCAG GTATCGCTTCGTTGCTGTTACCCGACGGCAGGACTGCGCACAGCAGATTTGTGATCCCCCTAGAGTTGTTGGAAAATAGCACCTGCGGTATAAAACAAAAAACACACTTAGATGCACTACTTCACGAAGTTAGGTTGATAATATGGGATGAAGCTCCTATGACTCATAGATACGCTTTTGAAGCGTTAGACAAAACATTGCGGGATATTCTGGGCACTAAATTTTATAAAAACAGATCAAAAATATTTGGAGGTCTGCCTATTTTGCTTGGAGGAGACTTTCGGCAAATCTTACCAGTGATACCAAAAGGCAAAAGGCAAGAGGTTGTCCAAGCGTGCATCAACAGATCCGACCTATGA
- the LOC139888144 gene encoding uncharacterized protein codes for MARGGSHIEGQKAPDRPDIVARLFKQKLDELMRDIMNVHIFGKCEAGICIIEFQKRGLPHVHMLIWLMHEYKCKSPSDIDEIISAEIPSQIEDPAGYKVVTEYMLHGPCGGKHMDAACIIDRKCSKHFPKPYYVETTIDEDGYANYKRRNNGIKVSKGKATLNNSFVVPYNWFLLLKYNAHINVEWFNRSKAIKYLFKYLNKGPDRATIVIQENLRPTGESSAETIIEVDEINNYLDCRYISPCEAVWRLFSFDIHFLKPSVLKLSYHLPNHHTVTLHDSESLHALLHKESIKETMFTQWFELNKREPNARKLTYAKIPTHYVWNQTTKTWEPRKQRGCIGRILYSHPASGERYYLRMLLNIVKGPRSFADFRTVDGTIHNTFKDTCFAYGLINDDKEWAEEISEAKLWASGAQLRDLFVTMLLFCNVSQPLKLWEVSWEALSDDILHKKRIQLRYPEMILTESQIQNYCLAEIQMLLNKNGKALSDFPDMPQPDPSLLTQLDNRLI; via the exons ccaCATCGAGGGCCAAAAAGCGCCAGACCGCCCAGATATCGTTGCAAGGCTATTCAAACAAAAGCTAGACGAACTCATGCGCGATATAATGAATGTCCACATATTTGGAAAATGCGAAGCAG GTATATGTATCATCGAATTTCAAAAACGCGGGTTACCTCATGTTCATATGCTGATATGGTTAATGCATGAGTACAAATGTAAATCACCATCTGATATTGATGAGATCATTTCCGCGGAAATACCCTCTCAAATAGAGGATCCAGCGGGATATAAAGTGGTCACCGAATACATGTTACATGGACCGTGTGGTGGAAAACACATGGACGCAGCTTGCATAATTGATAGGAAGTGTTCAAAACATTTCCCTAAACCATATTACGTGGAGACAACGATAGATGAAGATGGGTACGCAAACTATAAGCGCCGCAACAATGGGATCAAAGTCAGTAAAGGGAAGGCAACACTTAACAACAGTTTCGTCGTCCCTTACAATTGGTTTTTGCTACTCAAATACAATGCCCATATAAATGTCGAGTGGTTTAATAGATCTAAGGCAATTAAGTACTTATTTAAATACTTAAACAAAGGGCCAGATAGAGCAACAATCGTTATTCAGGAGAATCTCAGGCCGACTGGTGAATCATCTGCCGAAACAATAATTGAGGTAGACGAAATCAATAATTACTTGGATTGTCGTTATATATCTCCATGTGAAGCTGTATGGCGGTTGTTTTCATTCGACATCCACTTTTTAAAACCATCAGTGTTGAAATTATCCTATCATCTACCAAACCACCATACAGTTACACTACACGATTCAGAGAGCCTACATGCGCTGCTACATAAGGAAAGTATCAAAGAAACGATGTTCACCCAATGGTTTGAGCTTAACAAGCGTGAACCAAATGCACGAAAACTGACCTACGCAAAAATACCTACACATTATGTTTGGAATCAGACTACAAAAACATGGGAACCAAGAAAACAACGGGGTTGCATAGGCCGTATTTTGTATTCACACCCCGCCTCTGGAGAAAGGTACTATCTAAGAATGTTGTTAAACATAGTTAAAGGTCCTCGCTCTTTTGCAGACTTCCGCACAGTAGATGGAACAATACACAACACCTTTAAAGATACCTGCTTTGCATATGGACTGATTAACGACGACAAAGAATGGGCAGAAGAAATATCAGAGGCAAAGTTATGGGCATCCGGTGCTCAACTTCGGGATTTGTTCGTCACCATGTTACTTTTTTGTAATGTCAGCCAGCCACTCAAACTATGGGAAGTTAGTTGGGAAGCATTATCAGATGATATCCTGCATAAAAAACGAATACAATTAAGGTATCCAGAGATGATCCTCACCGAGTCACAGATTCAAAATTATTGTTTGGCGGAAATACAGATGCTTTTAAACAAAAACGGAAAGGCATTATCAGATTTTCCAGACATGCCCCAACCAGACCCGTCCCTCCTAACCCAGCTAGACAATCGTTTAATCTGA